A stretch of DNA from Planococcus antarcticus DSM 14505:
TAGCTTCCTGTAAATCGTAATGATTACGATTTAAAAGGTATCTAAATTTTTGCTATAAAGAAATGAGGAGAAATAATGAATTTGGCAAAAGTAAAAACTTCGATGGTATTAATTCTGTCTTGCATCCTTGCATTGGCTGGATGCAATAGCAATCAGAATGAATCTTCCGGTCAAAACGAAGACTCATCGGCATCAGATGATCAATTAAAGATTGTGACGACCTTTTTTCCTATGTATGAGTTCACTAGGAATATTACCCAAGATAAAGCTAATGTGGAACTTTTAGTTCCCTCAAATGTTGAACCACATGATTGGAAACCCACTCCGAAAGATATGGCGATGATCCAAGAGGCAGATGTGGTCATTTATAACAGTACCTATATGGAAACTTGGATTACTTCTATTCAAGATAGTTTAGATGAGAATCAACCCTTGTTTGTAGAAGCTAGTCAGGGTATTGACTTAATGGAAGGGGCCGCCCACGAGCATGATCACGAAGAAGTCTATGGGCATGGAGAAGAAGAAGGTCACCACGAAGAATACCATGAGTACGGAGAAGAAGGGGACCACCATGAGGAAGAAGAGGTTCACCATGAACATGGCGGTGAGCAATTAGATCCGCACGTATGGTTAAGTCCAGTGCTTGCTCAGGAAGAAGTCAAAACCATTACGGACGCGATTGTAAAGTTAGATCCAGAAAATCAACGCTATTATGAAAGTCGTAGTGAGGAATATACCCAAGAATTAAAAGAATTAGATGAACTATTTCACAAAACATTAAAAGATATTTCTGGGAAAGAAATTATAACTCAACATGCTGCTTTTGGCTATTTAGCCAGAGAATATGATTTGGTTCAAGTACCCATTGCAGGATTGTCACCTTCTCAGGAACCGAGTCCAGCGAAGCTTGCTGAATTAAAGGATTTCGCTGAAGAAAAAGAAATAAATGTGATTTATTTTGGAGAGAC
This window harbors:
- a CDS encoding metal ABC transporter solute-binding protein, Zn/Mn family — protein: MAKVKTSMVLILSCILALAGCNSNQNESSGQNEDSSASDDQLKIVTTFFPMYEFTRNITQDKANVELLVPSNVEPHDWKPTPKDMAMIQEADVVIYNSTYMETWITSIQDSLDENQPLFVEASQGIDLMEGAAHEHDHEEVYGHGEEEGHHEEYHEYGEEGDHHEEEEVHHEHGGEQLDPHVWLSPVLAQEEVKTITDAIVKLDPENQRYYESRSEEYTQELKELDELFHKTLKDISGKEIITQHAAFGYLAREYDLVQVPIAGLSPSQEPSPAKLAELKDFAEEKEINVIYFGETTSPKVAETLATEIGAETEVLSTLEGLSQEDKEAGLGYIDIMKNNLTSLEKSLKK